A segment of the Triticum urartu cultivar G1812 chromosome 1, Tu2.1, whole genome shotgun sequence genome:
GTAAGAAGAGGTGAAACTACAAGGATAAATATTCCATAGCAGACAGAAAAAAAATCTTACTTTAACTTTGATTTATCCACTAGAGCAATTGCAATGCAGTGCCCAGATAAGATTAGAAAAGCAATATCATACGCACTGATGGATCTGCGCTGAGAAAAACCATAAATTGCAAAAACTTAAAACCAGTACGAGAAGTAGATGGAATAAATAATTTTATGATGTCTGTTTTGTGAGCGTACTTGAATACTGATTCCAGCATCAAGTGCTTTGCCAAACAGCTCATCCACTCTGTCAATGTCTTCTTGCAATTGCTCCTATCATATTGATAATTTTGAAAACATTATTAAAGCAAATATCAGAAGAATCGCTACAGCAGCAAGTTGCAATACCTACCCTATAAAAGGTTTCTGCAGAATACTGCGGATTTGCTCCAATAGTCACAGTAAAGAACGAAAAATTAACTGAAAACTTGTGTAACAGATATGCtaagtcgactgtccagacgctgCAAAAATAACCCAAAATGTTAGTATACCAGGATATGAACTTTGAGAATTCAAATAATCAATTCAGCTAACCCGTAACACGGATGTGCGTTAACATTTTGTTTTGAGTGTACTTGCTATAAACAAATTCTATTTGGATGTGCACAGTATACCTGCTACTGATCTCTGTATTATTTAAACATTTGTACGTTTAAAATGTTTTATTAGCTTATGCTGAAGACGGTGGTTACTATCTCCGTGCAGCAACAAAACCTATCACAGCTCCGCTCCAGATAACATCCGACAAACAAATAATATAGCTCATGCAATCATGTTGAACAGTTTCTATTTAAAAAACCATGTTGTACATTAGTGGGAGATAAACCTATAAAGCTGGGACAAATAGTTCAGTGCTACATGACAGCAGGACACCGAATCTGGTTCCCTCCTTTCATAATGTAGGTCTGATTCTCAGTATAGTTCTTTAGGTATTACTTCGATTTCAAAGAACAGATACATCACCAATTCATGTTTAGCTGTTCAATACTCCATCTATAGTAATGTTTGTAGCTTGATGGATGGCTTGGTAACCAACCGTTTATTAGTTCAGAATTAGTTAAGGATTCCCTGGCCCTTCTAGATAAACCTTCATGGTGTGACAGTACCTTTTTTCCTCTGCAAAGCAACTCATGTGTTTTGTCTGACAGTTAGCTGCCGCAAGCACCACTATTTAGACAAATATATTCCACAACCCAACAATTATTGCtagctactccctctgtaaattaatataagagcgtttagatcactaaacactcttatattagtttacggagggagtacttagcTTTGTGTTTGGCCTTTAAACACACTACTACGTTCATAAAACAACTCAAAGTACTACGGCACGGCTAAATTAATATTCCTCCAGGTTACCAGGTATCACCGCCACTGGCTCAAACAAGAATTGAAGCAGTACGGCGCAGCTAGTTTCTTAATGAACCCAAATTTTCAAGTGCTAAATGGGATACCTTGTGGTGCGGCAGAGCTTCTCGAGTTCGGCAATGCCGTGGCAGCAATCAAGGCCCAGGGTCCTGAGCACCATGAGCACGCAGGCGAGGCCGCAGTCCCAGGTGAAGGCCTGCTGCACGTGAGGGACCTGGATGGAAGCAGCAGCAAAGCAACCGTAATGTCAATCGAGAGGACTGAATGCCGCGCGGCGATTCAAGAATCGCTACATGTACTACACGAGAGTCGCGCAGTGATAATGATATGATATAAAACAATAAAGAGAGAGGCGGGAGGGGGGGGCTGACATCGATGAAGTAGGATCGGCGTGCTAGCGGGATTCGGCCGTcggggggcggcggcgcgcccgggccgtcgccgtcgccggcgTCGTCTCCCGGCACCCTGAACAACCTGTCGGAGATGAAGCAGAGGGGCCACATGACATCATCAACCGCCGGAGGGGCCAGCAGGCCGTCACCCGGACCGGGCAAGAATCGTGCCAGGTTCAGGGCAGAGAATTCTTGGCCTCGCCGGCCGTTGAGaccccgacgaggaggaggaagagcgGCTCGGGTAAAGCCGCGAAGAGAAGACGCGGGGCGCGTGGCGGTGCGGTGGGGGTGACGGGGTGGGAATCGCGGGTTCGGAATGATTGGGTTGGCTGGGCTGGAGGATCGATTATAAAGGAGAAgcggggagggagggaggggcggcggcggctggcacGGACGGGCACCAGAAGAATCGGCGGGGTGGGAACGGGGGAGCGGCGCCTTTATAACGGCCCGCTCCTCTCCGGAAGCTGCCGCCTTTTTTAGGTGCCGCGCGAGGCCAAgctggaggggggggggggggggggggggggggggggttgggaggggggggggggggacgagGACGAACGGCGTCGTGGGAGGCGCGTATTGGGGACGGAGTACGTAGTACGTACGTTGTTTGCCGCGACGGGACGGGACGGGACGCGATGGCAATCATGCGGTGGTTGCCGGATGCGCCGAGGCctggggggtgggggtgggggtgggagAGGGGCGCGTGCGTGTCTTAAACGCTGGATTGACCCGAGCCGCCGAGTTGGCTGCCTGCCCTGCCCTGCCCTCGTCGGCCATTTGCGGTGCGGTGGGCGACCCGGTCGGGCTGGCTGGCTGGGGCCACGGCCCACGACACGGGCGTGGCGGTGGCGGTGGGGCCCACTTGCCAGACTGGACTTGGGGAGAATGGTCAATGGCTACTGGTTTTTGCTCGATTTGCACAACCCCTCTACCCATTTTTAGACGCAATGTTGGCATCTACTAGTACTAGATTAATTTAACGCTGAAAATGCCATTCTTGGTGTAATTCCATGCAGGGTAATCAGTAGTGCCCGGGCCACCTACAGCGATCTGAGCTATATCATATGCATCCGAGTCCGAAAACATAGTAGCCAGCTTGGCCCGATCCCAACTTGTTCCGCTACTGTCCAGTAGGTCTGCAACCTTTGTCATTCCAGGAACATATACCTGACCCAATGGTCGCAAATGTCTTTGTCGAGGTATCCAATTATCATGGTGTATATTGATTCTAGTGCCATCTCCAACGCGCCAAACCAGCCCCTCCCGCAAAAGATCTCTTCCATGCAGCAAGCTCCTATACGTGAAGGAGGAGTTGGAAGGGCAAGTAGCACTCAAAATTGACTCGTCTTTGAAGTAGCGAGCTTTTAGGACTCGAGCACAAAGAGAGGTTGGGGTAGAGAGAACCCGCCAAGCTTGCTTCGTCAAAGCGCTTGGTTAAAACCTTCTGGGTTTCGAAACCCCATGCCTCCATCTCTTTTCGCAGCACACATCTTCTCCCAGGATATCCAATGCACCTTTCGTTCACCATTCATCGCACCCCACCAGAATTTCGAAGAGATCGAAGTCAGGTTCCGGCATATCTTCTTTGTGAGGTGAAAACAACTCATGGTAAAGGTCGGTGTCGATTGTAATCCTGATTTAACGAGTACCTCTCTCGCTGCCTTGGACATCCCTTGCCCTTTCCATCCTGTCACCTTGCCTTTCGAGCTCTCTACCACATATTTGAAAGTGCCATCTTTCGACTTACCCACCAGTGTAGGTAGTCTTAGGTATCGCTCGCTCAAAGCTTCTGACTCTATGCCCACCACCTGTTTAAGCTCAGCCTTGATTGTGTCGTTACACCCTCTCCCAAAGAAGATGGAGGATTTCTGCAAGTTAACTCGCTGACCCGAAGCCTCCTCATACCGCAGCAGAATCTCCTTAAAAGTGGCCAAGCTCTCGTTAGACCCCTCCAAGAAGACGATACTGTCGTCCGCAAACAGTAAGTGTGTAATGTGAGGGCCAGTGCCCCCAAAAGAAACACCCTTGAGGTTATTATCTTGCTGAGCTCTTTTCAACAACGCCGAAAAACCCTTCAGCGTTAAGTCAGCCTACCACCTCTGGATGTCGAAGAGGAGGGCGGGGTCGGGTCAGCAGGAGTCGTCCAGCTCTGTTCAGAAGCACAAAGGCTACATGGCATTATGGGATACTAGTGCGCCACCTAAAGCAAAGATCCATATGTGGCGACTGATtcgtgtaagtgcatctagtgccacccctagttggttttggagtattgacgacaaacctagttgagggactaatgtgtttgtgagaattgcaggaaaacacaggtagaagtccctcattgattcggttttactaccagagatgacccctaaaattgtatgaagacattgaagacaaaggtggtatataaagatattcacattgaagactatgacaaaagaagacacgctatgaagcttatggagctcgaagacttagatctttcgtagttctttttcttttgtgttgagtcataggaaccaccgtactgttaagtggggtccaggagaaccagtcagaatgactgaagtgatgcctaaatcaaaaacctatgtcttcgagtgaagacaatgagagcgaatcttgtccagagccggacaagtcagctttgcttgtagcccaagtaaagttgccatgagagtttgaaatctcaCCGTTgcgacacgtgtcagttccttagtgacccagggtcatttcggacaaatcaggtcgggttgccaagtggctataaatagcccacccccacaaccataaacggttggctgctcagatttcagtgcacggcttttgtcgtttgagagcaacccacctcgaagcctttgagagaaaattcctagcgaggagaaaagccctaaccacccagagccagagtaaattgggcatcacttaagtcttcttgtctgtgtgatctgaagacttattacacttgaggactgtgaatcctccagacggttaggcgtcgcgttcagagcatccaagagacattgtggattgccagtgaacgaagtctgtgaaggtttgggagtctaccttgaagatttaccggagtgattgggcgaggactaagtgaccttagctcaaggagaatacggtgaggacttggtgtcctgaactgtgtgttcaggactgggtgtccgggactgtgtgtcctaaagtttaaatacctagccgctccaaccagacgtacatttgtcacagcaactggaactggtccaacatatcattgtcttcaacgagtcactggtttcatcttcacttccttttcttactgttactcattgtgaagccattgcatgattgctttatcttttgtcttcacaacgtgaatgtatgatctgtttggcttcataacttcttcctacctgatccttattacactgaagctgtttgtcattgtgctttcactctattgaatacatgaccatggctggcctagtgtaatctaacttccgctgcatagtaataggcataatcttcgctgtttgtcttcataactctcacgttttgaagactttcataaaaatcgcctattcaccccccatctagtcgatataacgcactttcaattcgGAATGGACTCGCCGTAGGATCAGAACTACATCGAAGACGGATCAAGCCGGGTGTTTTTTGTGCTGCATGCGGAAGAGAAGAAACCATCCTTCATCGTTTTTGGACATGTCAGCATTCATCTCAGTTCTGGCAGCTGTTGCGTTCAGAAAAAGGTATAGCGGTGGCGACCTCACCGTGTCAGATAGATACCCAGGGCGCACTAGCTCGTTGGCTCTTGAGTTGGTTCTCCGGTGCGGCCGACGACGAGAAAGAAGCTATGGTCCAGGCGACATATGGCTTATGGTTAGCAAGGAATGAGGCGCGGGATGAGTtagaattcgccctatagtgagtcgtattacaattcactggccgtcgttttacaacgtcgtgactgggaaaaccctggcgttacccaacttaatcgccttgcagcacatccccagCGATGGGCTACATCGGAGGAGGGCTGGATCAAGTTAAATTGTGATGGTGTGATATCCAAGGTGGGCGACAAGGCGGGTGGTGGAGCTATCCTTAGGGACCACAACGGAGCTTTTTTGGCGGGGGTGTGTCATCACTCCCCGGGCATTGTGGATTCGGAAGCAGCAGAAGTTCTTGCCTGCCGAAGAGGACTACAGGTGGCTGAGGAGATAGGTGCCCAAAACATTCACATCGACTGGATAGTCTGAGAGTTGTCCAGATGATCAACCAAAATGGCAGGAACTTCTCTACAGTTGGTCCGTGGATTCATGACATAAAGCAAATGATGGAGACAAAGCAAGGAGTTAAGGTAACTTGGGTTCGACGTTCTGCGAATGCCGCGGCGCATAAGTTGGCTAGAGTAGGTGTAGGAGACGAACTTTGTAAGATTTGGTTGGGGACGCCCCTAGACTGTATTTTGGATGTAATCTCGGATGACATTCCGGGTTTCGTGGACTTTTAGTTAAATAAAGCGGCGGCATTTACTCTAAAAAAAGTACTAGATTAATTTGGAACGTGGGAGCCTCTTGACACGACGACAAGCTTCTTATTGTTCAGATGGAACGGTTCGATCTGTGCATGCAGTTCCGTTCCATGAATGGGCTGGTTTCATCTGTGCATTTGACTGGAgtgaaaggaaaaaaaaggagttggaattttttattttattttttgcgGGAAAAAGGTTGGAATTAAATGGTTTCGTTTCAATGTTTGGTTCAAGACACGGGGTGTGGCTGATTTGGTCGGGCTCGCCTTTTTCATAAGATTGGTGAGGTTACCTCTCATACTATGCATGTTATGCAtattgttagaataaatccgaggcataccgttgatcatccgaggaccaagcaatcacacaaaCACGAcgccgagatttgttaacgaggttcaccgatatggctacatcccagggcttgactatgggcgctcctccccatgacaccgcgacaccgctacaataccgcactCGGTCGCTCTGGACACCtgcacatgccgccggcttcccctgcgttccggcgctattatgttggcataggttacatcgtgtgtctacctcCGCTATATAAGAGAGGCCTAGGATGCAAGTGTCCTACTGGGACACGACTCCACATCATAggtaaacacaatacaactcacAGTCCAAGTGTAACCTACCTGTACACAATATTTGGCACAACTCTAACACATATTCTCAAATAAACATAGCTCTTCATATGCTTAGCAACATATTGTTCAAATTTTGAGTACCATTTCTGATATTTGCATAATGTTGTTGAACCAGTTGTGTGATATGAAGTCTTTAGCATCTTTAATTGTATATCAAGACATATTCCTGACAAGCAAGGCTTAGAAATTTTTATCACCGTTTTGTGGAAATTCATAGACAAGATAATGTTTACTTTCCAATTTTCTATCTACCttcaaataaaaagaaaaaataagGTACAAACATTCAGGAGACCAATGATCATCCGTGCCAGAACACCAGCGATGATCCTTCTTATTGTCACCAGCGATGAGCGGTGAGGAAGCGAGCCGTACTTTGCGCTGAAGCACATACCTCAGGGGCACACCGCTGCCGGTCATGGGGACGGCGTTGGAGACCCGCTGCTTCAATTCTCTTGGTTCATGGCCGGACACGGGGAATGGGCGCGAACGACCGTCTAGACCTAGTCGGACGAGCTTCATTTAGTtgatgtaaatgtaatgaaatccgtcatgtagATGAAACCCGTCAAGTTTATATGAAATTCGGTCATGTTTATATGATATCCGATCGTGTTTGGTCGAATTTCGTCTGGTTAGTTTGAGTTGTTGTCAAAATGTTTGCGGCTACAGTTGGATGTCGTTCGTCTACATCCGTGTCTATGGACCGGTCCTTCCTGTCCGTGGACGGATGCGGAATTTTTTTTACGAATTGTGGTTGAAGATGCCCAAATAGACCCAACCACCTTAGCGACACGCCGATACATGATATGAAGCTATTGATTCCTAATGGAGCTAAGGTACAACAACCACGCTGCTCGCCAGAGTGCCCAACAAGTGGTTAGTTTCTAGGTGTAGCTGCTAGCTGAAGAAAACACTTTGAAATGGACTTACACGTGGCTAAGAACACTGAAAAGACACAATTACCGCCATACGAGTGTACACGGTACATCCCAGCAAAGCAAGGAGTAGAACCGAAGAAAAGCTTACGGAGATGGAGCAGGTAGACCGTAGACGCGCCATAAACATGACCGGGTAACGTCCTGATCCGTTGCCTCATCCGTATCACGCCTTCCCCATGCCGCTCATACGTGCCCAGGCCAAACTACCCACACCGCAGCTCTGAGATGAGACACCATGGCAGCACACGTCACTTTCTGCTTCTGCTATTGGACTGCGTCTGTCGCTACGGCCTACGGGGTAAGTATGGCAGTAGCCGGTCTGGGCAGTTGGAGAAGTAATGCTACACGTACAAACGAGTTACAAACTTTTATAAAAAGGATTAATTTTTTTTAAGAACAAAAAAGGTTAATCTGATTGGTCAATAGATGGCGAGGAGGTCTATCTTCTAAAAATCAGAGAAGGTAAGTTTATGATTGGTTAGTAGATGAAAAAAAATCCTAGTCAGCGAGTAAACGCATTATTGGCAGTTGGACTGTGGCGTCGAAGACTCGAGTACCTGTGCACGCGCCTTGGTGCTAGTTGCTTCGTTTCGAGGCGGCTACTCTCGATGGATAAGTTCGACCCTTGTTCGTGAGCCCAAGCTGCCTGCCCATGTCGTCGATGGCTCTGTTGCTGCACAGCAGTCGCTTGTCGCGTCCCCGCCGGATTGACTCGTGAAAGCGACGACCGTTTCTTTGGGATCAGCTCCGAGCTAGTGACTTGTGATAAACTTTGGAGAACCACAACCGAGCATGATCTAAGGACTACAGAACGGTAGCATCAGATATTTCGTTCTGGCCCAATTGCGCGATGATCAGTTCTGAAACTTGGATTCCACTGGCTACCGAGCCCGGATGCTTCTCCTCCGCGGAAACACTACCGAGCCCGGATGCTTCTCCTCCCCGGAAATAGTACTACCGAGCCCGCTTGGTCTCACGCCCAGAGGCGAATACGCCAATAGGGTTCCCTGCCTTCCGCTGCCGTCGATTTGCTTATCTTCGGACCATAAGACATGTTGGATTTTGACCCGAGAGAGAGGGGGGCTCTGTTTTTAGGTGTATTTTTTAGTTTGATTAAGGTTTGTGTACTGTTCGGGAATGCGAGATGTTGGCGACTGTGTAAAGATGGAATAAAGTTCTCCCTAATTGTCCCTGCCCCGGCGATGCGTCTAGAGTTATCAGAGGGCATGTAGAGGATTCTTTGTTTGTCTGCGTTCGCGTGTCTACGATTCTCATCATCGGCAATGGTTGTTATTCTAATGCGCTGGTCCTGTAGGGCCGTAGCACGAGGACCTCTCAGCTGTTTACTACAATAAGGTTTGTCTGGATCCGACGAGTGAGCGACTATGATGAGCGCATCTTTAATTTGCTCCGGTGCTTATaatcgtcgctaggtggtctacggactAGAATGTAATTTATATTACTTTCGATGTTCTTCATCTTTCCTTGACGGTTGATGAATGGATAAAAAAATTTGGCAGAAGCACCTTTGGTTCTCGGGTGCATATGAAAATAATAATTTAGTATATGCAaaagaaatgaaaaaaatattAAACTTTTTTGGAAGCAAATTTGCCCTTATAGTGTAATTGTATAAAAACTTTCGCCAAGGATTGACAAAATCAACACCATATACAAGTTAAGTCTCGCACTTGTTGTCCTCAAAATTTCGTTGCTTTTTGCCCTAAAATTGATGGGAGTCTTTTCTTGGCTAAGCTTCTATACGATTACAACAAATGGTCAGGTTTGTTTCCGAAAATGTCaaatttttaaattttttggaatCACTATTTGTATCTCGTATCAGGTGCATATACACCCGAGCTAAAGGGTACTTCCCGTCCTCCTACTCCACGCGATATGCCCAGAGGGGATAATGATATCCCCCTCCCAACAAACGCCGCACACCTCCAAGACTTGCAATACTAAATGGTCAGCCCATATCCCCCCCCCTTCCCACCAGTTTTTAGAAGGTTCTAAAACCTTCCGAACTAGTTTTTTTTCTGTTCCATTTCTTTCAGTTTTTACTAACTATTTTCTATCTTTCATTTTTGCTTTTCCTTTTTTGCATTTTTCATTTTTACCATATTTAATTTTGTAAATATTTTTTGGAATTGGTAAATATTTAAAGTTAGGAACATCTttaagttcatgaaaaaatgAGAAATATGTTTTCCCTCAAATTCATGATTAACAAATGGAAGAACTTTTTTTATACCCAGCAAAAATTTAAGAAATTGTGAGTATTTTCTGAAATTCCAATCATTTTTCaaaatcatgaatattttttgaaatttgaCAACATTTTGAAAACTCATGAATATATTTTTGAATTCCCTAAATGGGCCATTGAGATGATCAATTCACATATACCTTTTGCCCTTCTTTAAATTCCCTAAATGGGCCATTGAGATTATAATGACACATTGTCTTTGGAATGATTTTGATAGTGGAAGGAAATTTATATAGCTAATTGGAAGCTTGTGTGTATGAAAGAGTTTGGTGGGCTAGGCATTCCAAATCTGGAAGAGATTTATCTCTGCCTCCTAGGATCTTGGATTAGAAGATATTCTTTGATGGGAAGCTTTGGAAGCTAATTGTAAGTCTTAAATACAACACTAACAAATGAAAAAGGTGCAAATGGGAGGAAACCCCTTTTGATAAATAAAAACTAACAAACCCAACTTGTTTGCTTCTAGCTCTAATACTAATATCTCCAGGGTTCTAGAAAAGTGTTAGACGCATGATCCAGGGCCTTCAATCTGGATATAGGTGGATAATTGGGAATAGTGACAAAATTAGATTTTAGGAGGATACTTGGTTTGGTACTTCCCTCTAGTTGTTCAATTATGGTCTGTCTATACCTTTTTTAATGAACAATCTAAGTGTATTATTGATGTTTGGGATGGCCATCAACTGAAGCTTTCTTTTAGGTGAAACTTCAGTGAGAGGCTCATGGAATAATGGTTTCAATTGGTGGAGATAGTTAGCAGTATTGTGTTCACTGGGGACACTGATACTTTGGTTTTGCAAATGGAAAACAAAGGGCAATACTCTACCAACTGTCTCTACCATGTGATCAACTTTAGGGGTGTGCAACCAGTTTTTATTCGTGTTGTCtagtgttggggaatgtagtaatttcaaaaaacaaatctatgcacacgcaagatcatggtgatgcatagcaacgagaggggagagtatgtctacgtaccctcatagaccgaaagcggaagcgtttatcaacgcagttgatgtagtcgtacaccttcacgatccgtcccgatcaagtactgaacgtgcggcacctctgcgttcagcacacgttcagctcgatgacgtcctcgccttcttgatccagcaagaggggcgaatagtagatgagttccagcagcacgacggcgtggtgacggtgttggtgaagaacaatctccgcagggcttcacctaagcactacgaaaactattacggaggataaactagaggggacggggttgccggcacatggcttggtgtttcttgacgtgtcttgggtgctagccctacccctctatttatatgttgagccttggggtcgaaacttggagtaaaagcctccacaaagtcggtttcacccgaaaggcaagagtccttctcggactccagggccagacgctagggtccctggcgtctgggtccagggaccctggcgtctggcccctggactccgcaaaacttccttttgcgttttccaaaaaccttgtgggctttcccctttggcccaaataaagtatcttcgtacccaaacatttcgggaagtatccggaaccccttccggtgaattccggaacccttccggagaccaaacactattatcccatatatcaaactttatcaccggaccattccggagttcctcgtcatgtccgtgatcttatccggaactctgAACAatattcggttaccaacatacataactcataaatattatatcgtcaacgaacgttaagcgtgcggaccctacgagttcgagaactatgtagacatgaccgatacacttctctggtcaataaccaatagaggaatctggatgaccatattggctcctccatattctacgaagatctttatcggtcaaaccgcagaataatatacgttgttccctttgtcatcgatatgttacttgcccgagattcgatcgtcggtatctcaatacctagttcaatctcgttaccggcaagtctctttactcattccgtaatgcatcatcccgtaactaactcattagtcacgttgcttgcaaggcttgtagtgatgtgcattaccgagagggcccagagatacctctccgacaatcggagtgacaaatcctaatctcgatctatgccaactcaacaagtaccatcggagacactgtagagcacctttataatcacccagttacgttgtgacgtttggtagcacacaaagtgttcctccggtaatcgggagttgcataatctcatagtcataggaacatgtataagtcatgaagaaagaaatagcagtaaactaaaacgatcaagtgctaagctaacggaatgggtcaagtcaatcacatcattctcctaatgatgtgatctcgtttatcaaatgacaactcatgtctacgtttaggaaacataaccatctttgatgaatgagctagtcaagtagaggcatactagtgacaatatgtttgtctatgtattcacacatgtattatgtttccggttaatacaattctagcatgaataataaacatttatcatgatacgaggaaataaataataacttcattattgcctctagcgaatatttccttctgtctcccacttgcactacagtcaataaactagattacacggtaatgattctaacacccatggagtcttggtgctgatcatgttttgctcatggaa
Coding sequences within it:
- the LOC125520307 gene encoding guanylyl cyclase 1 — translated: MWPLCFISDRLFRVPGDDAGDGDGPGAPPPPDGRIPLARRSYFIDVPHVQQAFTWDCGLACVLMVLRTLGLDCCHGIAELEKLCRTTSVWTVDLAYLLHKFSVNFSFFTVTIGANPQYSAETFYREQLQEDIDRVDELFGKALDAGISIQRRSISAYDIAFLILSGHCIAIALVDKSKLNSSWMNDVHDMQQFDEDSDYMGHYVVICGYDADACEFEIRDPASSRKREMVPMKSLDEARKSFGTDEDILLVSLTGKNGTKLSRKLPVGSP